In Planctomycetia bacterium, one DNA window encodes the following:
- a CDS encoding ABC transporter permease, producing the protein MNLLTLVSEAVLSLGKNKVRTALSMLGIIIGVGAVITLVAMAQATKMRVEEEIARMGDDWMFIGNWGIPRSGVRKGDVEKKKFQTKDDADAIMRECPAVRAATPSNRITLQVRSSYSNYQTNVIGVYPNYHDIRRWGVIAGRSMEDADELMKRPICLIGQTAWRELFGSINPVGEEITVKNGRFRVVGVLDFKGKSDQRDNDDIIIFPFSTFTSKIAGEEISGTILAAAARDADPAVAEDQIRRLLRQRHNIRDNEPDDFRIFATSESAAVKEESSESFGWLLGMIASVSLVVGGIGIMNIMLVSVTERTREIGLRMAIGASNGEILSQFLIEAIVLCAMGGVIGMFAGWGFSLLLTSWKGYETYVSYWIAAIALGFAFATGVFFGFYPAWRASRLDPIEALRYE; encoded by the coding sequence ATGAATCTCCTCACGCTGGTGTCCGAGGCGGTATTGAGCCTCGGTAAGAACAAAGTGCGAACGGCCCTGTCGATGCTGGGGATCATCATCGGCGTGGGGGCGGTGATCACGCTGGTGGCGATGGCCCAGGCGACGAAGATGCGCGTGGAGGAGGAGATCGCGCGCATGGGCGACGACTGGATGTTCATCGGCAACTGGGGCATCCCGCGAAGCGGGGTGCGCAAGGGCGACGTCGAGAAGAAGAAGTTCCAGACCAAGGACGACGCCGACGCGATCATGCGCGAGTGCCCGGCCGTGCGCGCGGCGACGCCGTCGAACCGCATCACGCTCCAGGTCCGCAGCAGCTACAGCAACTATCAGACGAACGTGATCGGCGTGTACCCGAACTATCACGACATCCGTCGATGGGGCGTCATCGCCGGCCGGTCGATGGAAGACGCCGACGAACTGATGAAGCGCCCGATCTGCCTGATCGGCCAGACGGCGTGGCGCGAGTTGTTCGGTTCGATCAATCCGGTGGGGGAGGAGATCACCGTCAAGAACGGGCGATTCCGCGTGGTGGGCGTGCTGGACTTCAAGGGCAAGAGCGATCAGCGCGACAACGACGACATCATCATTTTTCCGTTCTCGACGTTTACCAGCAAGATCGCCGGCGAGGAGATATCGGGCACGATCCTCGCGGCCGCGGCGCGCGACGCCGACCCGGCCGTGGCGGAGGATCAGATCCGCCGGCTGCTTCGCCAGCGGCACAACATTCGCGACAACGAGCCGGACGATTTTCGCATTTTCGCCACGAGTGAATCGGCCGCAGTCAAGGAGGAATCGAGCGAATCGTTCGGCTGGCTGCTTGGCATGATCGCGTCGGTGTCGCTGGTGGTGGGCGGCATCGGCATCATGAACATCATGCTGGTGAGCGTGACCGAGCGGACGCGCGAGATCGGTCTGCGCATGGCCATCGGCGCGTCCAACGGCGAGATTCTGTCGCAGTTTCTCATCGAGGCGATCGTGCTTTGCGCGATGGGCGGAGTGATCGGCATGTTCGCCGGCTGGGGCTTCTCGCTCCTGCTCACGTCGTGGAAGGGCTACGAAACGTACGTGTCTTACTGG